The following are from one region of the Channa argus isolate prfri chromosome 6, Channa argus male v1.0, whole genome shotgun sequence genome:
- the LOC137128828 gene encoding alpha-(1,3)-fucosyltransferase 4-like — MGAGGDWRTAGRCTVAARRADRRSGLTLRLKRCFLVLKTTCSCVCLATVSFLSLLGFCLSYLPDPFSLEPLSSVSEHHREATLLIWTHPFGRYSKLPDCYALYQIYGCTLTDDLRSYPQADAVIMHHREIATGLAELPPEPRPRAQKWIWMNYESPPHTPRLWRFEGVINLTMSYRSDSDIFLPYGFLVPRVRKPRGLQNRSAQLPWRSRLLRPHLVAWVISNWSESHARVAFYYQLRRYIQVDVYGRAGRPVPEDSGGGSVVRLVQRYLFYLALENSQHTDYITEKLWNAIRAGAVPVVLGPSRQNYEQFLPPEAFIHVDDFPTVRGLARYLLMLRRNPAQLRRHLDWRGSYSVHQPEFWAEHYCTACRAVRRSRGKTDVVKNLTRWFRS; from the coding sequence ATGGGAGCAGGGGGTGATTGGAGAACAGCGGGCCGCTGTACAGTCGCAGCGCGCAGGGCAGACAGGCGCTCAGGTTTGACTCTGCGGCTGAAGAGGTGTTTTCTTGTCCTTAAAACGACATGCTCCTGCGTCTGTCTGGCTACAGTAAGTTTTTTGTCATTACTGGGATTCTGCCTAAGCTACCTGCCAGATCCTTTCTCGCTGGAGCCCTTAAGTTCTGTCTCAGAGCATCACAGAGAAGCGACGCTCTTGATATGGACGCATCCTTTCGGTCGGTACAGTAAACTTCCGGACTGTTACGCACTATATCAGATCTATGGGTGCACGCTCACGGACGACTTGCGATCGTACCCACAAGCTGATGCTGTGATAATGCACCACCGGGAGATTGCCACCGGGCTCGCAGAACTGCCACCGGAACCGCGGCCCCGTGCGCAAAAGTGGATATGGATGAACTACGagtcccccccacacacacctaGACTGTGGCGTTTTGAGGGTGTAATCAACCTCACCATGAGCTACCGGTCAGATTCAGATATCTTCCTCCCTTACGGGTTCCTAGTCCCCCGTGTGCGCAAACCCAGGGGTCTCCAGAACCGCTCTGCGCAGCTACCCTGGCGCTCACGCCTCCTCAGGCCTCACCTCGTGGCCTGGGTAATCAGCAACTGGTCCGAATCTCATGCACGTGTGGCCTTTTACTACCAGCTCCGCCGGTACATTCAAGTGGACGTGTATGGGCGCGCAGGCCGACCGGTACCGGAGGACAGCGGCGGCGGCAGCGTGGTGCGGCTGGTCCAACGATACCTGTTCTACTTGGCACTGGAGAACTCGCAGCACACCGACTACATCACGGAGAAGCTGTGGAACGCGATAAGGGCCGGTGCAGTCCCAGTGGTCCTGGGTCCTTCCAGGCAGAACTATGAGCAATTCCTACCCCCCGAGGCCTTTATCCACGTTGACGACTTTCCCACAGTGCGAGGACTGGCCCGGTACCTGTTGATGCTGAGGCGCAACCCGGCCCAGCTGAGGCGGCACCTGGACTGGAGGGGGAGCTACAGTGTGCACCAGCCCGAGTTTTGGGCTGAACATTACTGTACGGCTTGCAGGGCAGTAAGGAGGAGCAGAGGAAAGACAGATGTGGTCAAAAACCTGACCCGCTGGTTTCGgtcataa
- the LOC137128827 gene encoding collagen alpha-1(XXVI) chain isoform X2 → MMALLCLYALCMWMTLVCPSLGTGFVYNFPGITVQRQHIRSEQSGSTGPPGSGSRTQLRNWCQYTVSKTVSCQVHNGTETSVQRVFQGCRWPGPCTKVISYRTVIRPSFKVTYKQVTALEWRCCPGFVGEGCREECMNCTSFTDMNIRINAIESKIKLLEQERSSLATGNSLPEGSTHNEVDTPHPTPNAQPSCLLPGCRGPPGPIGPPGSVGPPGPAGREGIFGPVGPKGDRGLPGETGLPGPPGPPGPPGPSSFPVRMRGDVFQVDDQEEISMQTVPASHLTIVGPPGPTGPIGPSGPAGPSGPAGIPGLPGQDGKEGLQGKPGDPGPKGDPGERGPEGVRGEHGLPGARGPKGEPGEGLNEGEAVQQLREALKILAERVLILEHMIGVHGQVYTENSGGSGFGSISDSLSFSATEAKRLQPFQTPLQMPVLGERQRRAPL, encoded by the exons ATGATGGCTTTACTGTGTCTCTACGCGCTGTGCATGTGGATGACTCTAGTCTGTCCTTCGCTGGGAACAGGGTTTGTTTATAACTTTCCAGGCATCACTGTGCAGCGGCAGCACATCAGATCGGAGCAGAGTGGCAGCACGGGACCGCCAGGTAGCGGATCCCGTACCCAACTCAG GAATTGGTGCCAGTATACTGTTTCCAAAACAGTGTCCTGCCAGGTGCACAATGGAACAGAAACCTCAGTGCAGAGAGTGTTTCAGGGATGCAGATGGCCTGGACCCTGCACCAAAGTTATCAG CTACAGGACTGTCATCAGGCCGTCTTTCAAGGTTACCTACAAGCAAGTCACAGCACTGGAGTGGAGATGCTGCCCAGGGTTTGTGGGAGAGGGCTGTCGTGAAG AGTGTATGAACTGTACCAGCTTCACTGACATGAACATCAGGATAAATGCCATTGAATCAAAG ATCAAACTGTTAGAACAGGAACGTTCCTCGCTAGCGACAGGCAACAGTTTACCAGAGGGCTCGACACACAATGAAGTAGACACACCCCACCCCACTCCTAATGCACAACCATCATGCCTGCTGCCAG GGTGCAGAGGACCCCCGGGGCCCATTGGACCCCCTGGTTCTGTTGGACCACCAGGTCCGGCTGGAAGAGAAGGCATTTTTGGACCAGTTG GACCAAAGGGGGACAGAGGTTTACCAGGAGAAACAGGTCTACCCGGCCCTCCTGGTCCACCAGGTCCTCCAGGGCCCAGCTCCTTTCCTGTCCGAATGAGGGGTGATGTTTTTCAAGTAGATGACCAAG AGGAGATCTCCATGCAAACAGTTCCCGCTTCTCATCTGACCATAGTTGGCCCTCCTGGTCCAACAGGTCCTATCGGCCCTTCAG GTCCTGCAGGACCAAGTGGACCTGCGGGGATACCAGGTCTGCCGGGACAAGAC GGCAAGGAAGGCCTCCAGGGCAAGCCTGGGGATCCTGGGCCTAAAGGAGATCCAGGGGAAAGG GGGCCTGAAGGTGTAAGAGGCGAGCACGGCCTACCT ggagcacggggaccaaaagGAGAGCCAGGAGAAGGCTTGAATGAG GGTGAGGCTGTGCAGCAGCTCAGGGAGGCCCTGAAGATCCTGGCTGAGAGGGTCTTGATTCTGGAGCACATGATTGGCGTTCATGGTCAAG ttTACACAGAGAACTCTGGAGGGTCTGGATTTGGAAGTATTTCTGAttcactgtctttctctgccACAGAGGCCAAGCGCCTTCAGCCCTTTCAAACCCCTCTTCAAATGCCAGTACTCGGGGAAAGACAAAGACGAGCTCCCCTTTAa
- the LOC137128827 gene encoding collagen alpha-1(XXVI) chain isoform X1 — MMALLCLYALCMWMTLVCPSLGTGFVYNFPGITVQRQHIRSEQSGSTGPPGSGSRTQLRNWCQYTVSKTVSCQVHNGTETSVQRVFQGCRWPGPCTKVISYRTVIRPSFKVTYKQVTALEWRCCPGFVGEGCREECMNCTSFTDMNIRINAIESKIKLLEQERSSLATGNSLPEGSTHNEVDTPHPTPNAQPSCLLPGPGCRGPPGPIGPPGSVGPPGPAGREGIFGPVGPKGDRGLPGETGLPGPPGPPGPPGPSSFPVRMRGDVFQVDDQEEISMQTVPASHLTIVGPPGPTGPIGPSGPAGPSGPAGIPGLPGQDGKEGLQGKPGDPGPKGDPGERGPEGVRGEHGLPGARGPKGEPGEGLNEGEAVQQLREALKILAERVLILEHMIGVHGQVYTENSGGSGFGSISDSLSFSATEAKRLQPFQTPLQMPVLGERQRRAPL, encoded by the exons ATGATGGCTTTACTGTGTCTCTACGCGCTGTGCATGTGGATGACTCTAGTCTGTCCTTCGCTGGGAACAGGGTTTGTTTATAACTTTCCAGGCATCACTGTGCAGCGGCAGCACATCAGATCGGAGCAGAGTGGCAGCACGGGACCGCCAGGTAGCGGATCCCGTACCCAACTCAG GAATTGGTGCCAGTATACTGTTTCCAAAACAGTGTCCTGCCAGGTGCACAATGGAACAGAAACCTCAGTGCAGAGAGTGTTTCAGGGATGCAGATGGCCTGGACCCTGCACCAAAGTTATCAG CTACAGGACTGTCATCAGGCCGTCTTTCAAGGTTACCTACAAGCAAGTCACAGCACTGGAGTGGAGATGCTGCCCAGGGTTTGTGGGAGAGGGCTGTCGTGAAG AGTGTATGAACTGTACCAGCTTCACTGACATGAACATCAGGATAAATGCCATTGAATCAAAG ATCAAACTGTTAGAACAGGAACGTTCCTCGCTAGCGACAGGCAACAGTTTACCAGAGGGCTCGACACACAATGAAGTAGACACACCCCACCCCACTCCTAATGCACAACCATCATGCCTGCTGCCAG GACCAGGGTGCAGAGGACCCCCGGGGCCCATTGGACCCCCTGGTTCTGTTGGACCACCAGGTCCGGCTGGAAGAGAAGGCATTTTTGGACCAGTTG GACCAAAGGGGGACAGAGGTTTACCAGGAGAAACAGGTCTACCCGGCCCTCCTGGTCCACCAGGTCCTCCAGGGCCCAGCTCCTTTCCTGTCCGAATGAGGGGTGATGTTTTTCAAGTAGATGACCAAG AGGAGATCTCCATGCAAACAGTTCCCGCTTCTCATCTGACCATAGTTGGCCCTCCTGGTCCAACAGGTCCTATCGGCCCTTCAG GTCCTGCAGGACCAAGTGGACCTGCGGGGATACCAGGTCTGCCGGGACAAGAC GGCAAGGAAGGCCTCCAGGGCAAGCCTGGGGATCCTGGGCCTAAAGGAGATCCAGGGGAAAGG GGGCCTGAAGGTGTAAGAGGCGAGCACGGCCTACCT ggagcacggggaccaaaagGAGAGCCAGGAGAAGGCTTGAATGAG GGTGAGGCTGTGCAGCAGCTCAGGGAGGCCCTGAAGATCCTGGCTGAGAGGGTCTTGATTCTGGAGCACATGATTGGCGTTCATGGTCAAG ttTACACAGAGAACTCTGGAGGGTCTGGATTTGGAAGTATTTCTGAttcactgtctttctctgccACAGAGGCCAAGCGCCTTCAGCCCTTTCAAACCCCTCTTCAAATGCCAGTACTCGGGGAAAGACAAAGACGAGCTCCCCTTTAa
- the LOC137128827 gene encoding collagen alpha-1(XXVI) chain isoform X3: MMALLCLYALCMWMTLVCPSLGTGFVYNFPGITVQRQHIRSEQSGSTGPPGSGSRTQLRNWCQYTVSKTVSCQVHNGTETSVQRVFQGCRWPGPCTKVISYRTVIRPSFKVTYKQVTALEWRCCPGFVGEGCREECMNCTSFTDMNIRINAIESKIKLLEQERSSLATGNSLPEGSTHNEVDTPHPTPNAQPSCLLPGPGCRGPPGPIGPPGSVGPPGPAGREGIFGPVGPKGDRGLPGETGLPGPPGPPGPPGPSSFPVRMRGDVFQVDDQEEISMQTVPASHLTIVGPPGPTGPIGPSGPAGPSGPAGIPGLPGQDGKEGLQGKPGDPGPKGDPGERGPEGVRGEHGLPGARGPKGEPGEGLNEGEAVQQLREALKILAERVLILEHMIGVHGQEAKRLQPFQTPLQMPVLGERQRRAPL, encoded by the exons ATGATGGCTTTACTGTGTCTCTACGCGCTGTGCATGTGGATGACTCTAGTCTGTCCTTCGCTGGGAACAGGGTTTGTTTATAACTTTCCAGGCATCACTGTGCAGCGGCAGCACATCAGATCGGAGCAGAGTGGCAGCACGGGACCGCCAGGTAGCGGATCCCGTACCCAACTCAG GAATTGGTGCCAGTATACTGTTTCCAAAACAGTGTCCTGCCAGGTGCACAATGGAACAGAAACCTCAGTGCAGAGAGTGTTTCAGGGATGCAGATGGCCTGGACCCTGCACCAAAGTTATCAG CTACAGGACTGTCATCAGGCCGTCTTTCAAGGTTACCTACAAGCAAGTCACAGCACTGGAGTGGAGATGCTGCCCAGGGTTTGTGGGAGAGGGCTGTCGTGAAG AGTGTATGAACTGTACCAGCTTCACTGACATGAACATCAGGATAAATGCCATTGAATCAAAG ATCAAACTGTTAGAACAGGAACGTTCCTCGCTAGCGACAGGCAACAGTTTACCAGAGGGCTCGACACACAATGAAGTAGACACACCCCACCCCACTCCTAATGCACAACCATCATGCCTGCTGCCAG GACCAGGGTGCAGAGGACCCCCGGGGCCCATTGGACCCCCTGGTTCTGTTGGACCACCAGGTCCGGCTGGAAGAGAAGGCATTTTTGGACCAGTTG GACCAAAGGGGGACAGAGGTTTACCAGGAGAAACAGGTCTACCCGGCCCTCCTGGTCCACCAGGTCCTCCAGGGCCCAGCTCCTTTCCTGTCCGAATGAGGGGTGATGTTTTTCAAGTAGATGACCAAG AGGAGATCTCCATGCAAACAGTTCCCGCTTCTCATCTGACCATAGTTGGCCCTCCTGGTCCAACAGGTCCTATCGGCCCTTCAG GTCCTGCAGGACCAAGTGGACCTGCGGGGATACCAGGTCTGCCGGGACAAGAC GGCAAGGAAGGCCTCCAGGGCAAGCCTGGGGATCCTGGGCCTAAAGGAGATCCAGGGGAAAGG GGGCCTGAAGGTGTAAGAGGCGAGCACGGCCTACCT ggagcacggggaccaaaagGAGAGCCAGGAGAAGGCTTGAATGAG GGTGAGGCTGTGCAGCAGCTCAGGGAGGCCCTGAAGATCCTGGCTGAGAGGGTCTTGATTCTGGAGCACATGATTGGCGTTCATGGTCAAG AGGCCAAGCGCCTTCAGCCCTTTCAAACCCCTCTTCAAATGCCAGTACTCGGGGAAAGACAAAGACGAGCTCCCCTTTAa
- the srprb gene encoding signal recognition particle receptor subunit beta, with amino-acid sequence MGSNMGGKADAEMSENPFEPYIESLRLQLEEQDPVFLIGFIVALAAVVITCVFLKYFLTSKTVRSAVLLIGLCDSGKTLLFSRLVSGKSKRTQTSITDNSAPYKAKNEKESTWTLIDLPGHDSLRSQYLEKFKSTARAIVFVVDSAIFQKEVRDVAEFLYVLLTDAVISRNAPALLVACNKQDITMAKSAKLIQQQLEKELNTLRVTRSAALSSQDGSVGGSVYLGKKGKDFEFNQLHMKVEFVECSARGSKGEEGDADIESLEKSLAKL; translated from the exons ATGGGGAGCAACATGGGAGGAAAAGCAGACGCGGAAATGTCAGAAAATCCATTTGAACCTTACATTGAATCCCTCCGTCTGCAATTGGAAGAGCAAGATCCCGTTTTTCTCATCGGATTTATCGTCGCTTTGGCGGCTGTTGTCATCACCTGCG tttttctgaAGTACTTTCTCACCAGTAAGACCGTCAGAAGTGCTGTGCTGCTGATCGGACTGTGTGACTCCGGCAAAACGCTTCTCTTCAGCAGG CTGGTGTCAGGAAAGTCTAAACGGACCCAGACATCCATCACTGACAACAGTGCTCCTTACAAAGCCAAAAATGAAAAG GAAAGCACCTGGACTCTCATCGATCTGCCGGGACATGACAGTCTTCGCTCTCAATATTTGGAGAAGTTCAAGTCAACAGCCAG AGCCATTGTGTTTGTGGTGGACAGTGCTATCTTCCAGAAGGAAGTCAGAGATGTAGCAGAGTTCCTCTATGTCTTGTTGACAGACGCTGTGATTTCTAGAAATGCTCCAGCTCTCCTGGTGGCATGTAATAAACAAG ATATCACCATGGCAAAATCAGCTAAACTgattcagcagcagctggaaAAGGAACT GAACACCTTGCGAGTGACTCGCTCAGCTGCCCTCAGCTCTCAGGATGGCTCTGTGGGTGGCAGTGTGTATCTGGGGAAGAAAGGGAAGGATTTTGAGTTCAACCAGCTACACATGAAGGTGGAGTTTGTTGAGTGCAGCGCCCGTGGGAGCAAGGGTGAAGAGGGGGATGCAGACATCGAGAGCTTGGAGAAGAGCTTGGctaaattgtaa
- the wdr53 gene encoding WD repeat-containing protein 53, with protein MAKQWSAGHSTSILCVGASPGPEGLLASGSEGGEVTVWSQEGTIIGRLTLPGEEDTTSVVFSPAAPCQLYVSHGDTVRVFDPRNLKGHVEEYRGAGEEEINALAINETGSALAVADDSGAVRILELPGGKVCRTLRRHTNICSSVAFRPHRPNNLVSAGLDMQVMLWGLQKTRPLWTLNLQDVAEEEDDHQQRPGQLFNPPLAHCVSVASCGNILGCAAEDGRVYLMRIGKGSKLEQQGAVKAHSQGASQAHFISFLSHPYWLVTGGNDGQVALWDLSKHPVIVPEEKAKTRVTGPQRKGKSRAKRKDQAQAKANPPNSEAEKEEMEDEVAAGSEEVTSEKSGPRISTNHGDKVNWLCPTLLKGEPSVVVADQSCSLSVYPLSQL; from the exons ATGGCCAAGCAGTGGTCTGCGGGTCACTCCACATCCATCTTGTGTGTTGGCGCATCTCCAGGCCCTGAGGGTCTCCTCGCCTCAGGCTCTGAAGGTGGAGAGGTCACAGTTTGGAGCCAAGAAGGAACCATCATTGGCAGACTCACCCTTCCTGGTGAGGAGGACACCACAAGTGTTGTGTTTTCACCTGCAGCTCCATGCCAGCTGTATGTGTCACACGGAGACACTGTGAGAGTTTTTGACCCGAGGAACCTGAAGGGTCACGTGGAGGAATATCGTGGTGCAGGCGAAGAGGAGATAAATGCTTTGGCAATAAATGAGACAGGTTCAGCCCTGGCAGTAGCTGATGACTCTGGGGCAGTGCGGATACTGGAGCTTCCTGGGGGAAAAGTGTGCAGGACTCTTCGGAGGCACACTAATATCTGCTCCTCTGTGGCTTTTAGGCCTCACAGGCCCAATAACCTGGtgtctgctggactggacaTGCAG gtgaTGCTGTGGGGTCTGCAAAAGACTCGCCCGCTTTGGACACTGAACCTTCAGGATGtagcagaggaagaagatgacCATCAGCAGCGTCCTGGTCAGCTTTTCAACCCTCCACTGGCTCACTGTGTTTCTGTAGCAAGTTGCGGAAACATTTTGGGTTGTGCAGCAGAGGATGGGCGGGTGTATTTGATGCGGATTGGCAAAGGCTCTAAACTGGAACAACAGGGAGCAGTCAAAGCCCACAGTCAGGGAGCCTCACAAGCCCACTTTATTAGTTTCCTTTCCCATCCATACTGGCTTGTCACCGGTGGAAATGATGGTCAGGTCGCTCTGTGGGACCTCAGTAAGCACCCAGTGATAGTTCCAGAGGAAAAAGCCAAAACTAGAGTGACAGGACCCCAGCGCAAGGGTAAGAGCAGGGCAAAGAGAAAAGATCAAGCTCAGGCTAAGGCTAACCCACCAAATTCtgaagcagagaaagaagaaatggaGGACGAAGTGGCAGCAGGTTCAGAGGAAGTGACATCAGAGAAGTCTGGCCCAAGAATAAGCACTAATCATGGGGATAAGGTGAACTGGCTGTGCCCTACTTTGCTAAAAGGGGAGCCCAGTGTGGTGGTAGCAGATCAGAGCTGCAGTCTGTCTGTCTACCCTCTTTCTCAGCTATAG
- the neu4 gene encoding sialidase-4, whose amino-acid sequence MKTPYFPARSVLFHKEPNDVTYRVPALLYLFRSRSFLAFCEERLSPSDSQAHLLVMRKGTFYRNYVEWDDMRVLGNAFLPGHRSMNPCPVYDEFTGTLFLFFIAVLGHTSESYQLVTGKNVTRLCYICSTDDGDTWSPVTDLTKRVIGDSIKEWATFALGPGHGIQLKSGRLLIPAYSYHIECKECFRQLCQTTPHSFCFHSDTHGKTWRFGQAVPGPDSVECQMVSVDEEDGTNVLYCNARSTLGYRVQALSLDDGAVFQEGQLVQRLTEPRNGCHGSIVGFPAPIHLCQSLNYHLHQPKNCSRHWTSCITCSNHTTPPDITTSVPYSPVSPNNSVPPNFLTPTWIVYSHPTWSTARKDLGIFLSVFPRDPDSWRGPWVIYEGPSAYSDLAYLELPPSPGAAPAVAFACLFECGTKTAYDEICFSIFTLYELIDNLPRDVQLGNGSVEYKKQQNQVCETGWSCTNGHNAQNALVFQQVPHVKKRRKKSKLSEMCTVS is encoded by the exons ATGAAGACGCCCTATTTCCCCGCAAGGTCGGTGCTTTTCCACAAGGAGCCAAATGACGTGACCTACAGAGTCCCAGCACTGCTCTACCTGTTCCGCTCTAGATCCTTTCTGGCCTTCTGTGAGGAGAGACTCAGCCCATCTGACTCTCAGGCTCACCTGCTGGTCATGAGGAAAGGAACTTTCTACAGGAACTATGTGGAG tgggACGACATGCGTGTCCTCGGCAATGCCTTTCTGCCAGGCCACCGATCAATGAACCCGTGCCCTGTGTACGATGAGTTCACTGGAACTCTCTTCTTGTTCTTTATCGCTGTACTGGGCCACACATCAGAGTCCTATCAGCTTGTAACAGGGAAGAATGTAACCCGACTATGCTACATCTGCAGCACCGATGATGGGGACACCTGGAGTCCCGTCACTGACCTCACCAAGAGAGTCATAGGAGACTCTATTAAAG AATGGGCCACCTTCGCTCTCGGCCCTGGACACGGCATCCAGTTAAAATCAGGTCGCCTGCTCATTCCTGCCTATTCTTACCACATTGAGTGCAAAGAGTGTTTCAGACAGCTCTGTCAGACCACTCCCCACTCCTTCTGCTTTCACAGTGACACCCACGGGAAAACCTGGCGCTTTGGGCAGGCAGTGCCAGGACCGGACAGCGTGGAGTGTCAGATGGTGTCTGTTGATGAAGAGGATGGGACTAATGTGTTGTACTGTAATGCACGCAGCACACTTGGCTACAGGGTGCAGGCCCTCAGTCTGGACGATGGAGCAGTGTTCCAGGAGGGGCAGCTGGTGCAGAGGCTGACAGAGCCTCGAAATGGTTGTCATGGGAGTATTGTTGGATTTCCTGCACCAATACATCTATGTCAAAGTCTTAATTATCACTTGCACCAACCTAAAAACTGCTCCAGGCACTGGACATCCTGCATTACCTGCTCAAATCACACCACCCCTCCAGACATTACTACTTCTGTTCCTTACAGCCCTGTCTCCCCTAATAACAGTGTCCCTCCAAATTTCCTCACCCCTACCTGGATAGTGTACTCCCATCCAACATGGTCTACTGCACGAAAGGATCTTGGCATATTCCTCAGTGTATTTCCCCGTGACCCTGACAGCTGGCGTGGACCCTGGGTGATCTATGAAGGCCCCAGTGCCTACTCTGACCTGGCCTACCTGGAGCTGCCACCCTCACCTGGGGCAGCACCTGCAGTGGCCTTTGCCTGCCTGTTTGAGTGTGGTACTAAAACAGCCTATGATGAAATCTGTTTTAGCATCTTCACCCTCTATGAGCTTATTGATAATCTGCCCCGGGATGTGCAGCTGGGGAATGGCAGTgttgaatataaaaaacaacagaatcaaGTTTGTGAGACCGGTTGGAGTTGCACAAATGGACACAATGCTCAGAATGCACTAGTTTTTCAACAGGTGCCTCAtgtgaagaagaggagaaagaagagcaaGTTGAGTGAGATGTGCACTGTATCGTAA